One stretch of Juglans microcarpa x Juglans regia isolate MS1-56 chromosome 3D, Jm3101_v1.0, whole genome shotgun sequence DNA includes these proteins:
- the LOC121254587 gene encoding uncharacterized protein LOC121254587 → MALTGKIRSSMSPPPNHLRIRTRTQIASPSIISLSRISPFQATSKAHLNYPRKSTTRYENREDKIEATLPTMSEILESSRAQKLHLQLQTLGPFFRITAKSLETQKELGKAEGLIRVWLKGRILHLDSIRLRRDTLGMEKSIFGIGLFIGAVAVRYGYDCGCTTAELLAINDSDLYHSKLVRFYTRIGFKAVHEVTGSTFRDYAHMLVWGGIGTRMDANVEELLIRWCTRFKSRK, encoded by the exons ATGGCACTAACAGGTAAAATACGAAGTTCCATGTCTCCCCCGCCAAATCATCTTAGAATCCGAACTAGAACTCAAATCGCATCCCCTTCAATCATCTCTCTATCCCGAATCTCACCATTCCAAGCTACATCGAAAGCCCATTTGAATTACCCCAGGAAAAGCACCACCCGCTATGAAAACAGAGAGGATAAGATTGAGGCCACTTTACCAACCATGTCAGAGATATTGGAGTCATCAAGAGCCCAGAAACTTCATCTCCAGCTCCAAACTCTAGGACCCTTCTTCAGAATTACAGCCAAGAGCTTGGAAACCCAAAAAGAACTAGGGAAAGCTGAGGGGTTGATAAGGGTCTGGCTAAAAGGAAGAATTCTTCACTTGGACTCCATTAGATTGAGGAGAGACACATTAGGAATGGAAAAATCAATCTTTGGTATCGGTTTGTTCATTGGAGCTGTTGCTGTAAGGTATGGATATGATTGCGGTTGCACGACAGCTGAGTTACTGGCTATCAATGACTCTGATCTCTACCATTCTAAG CTTGTTAGGTTCTACACGAGAATTGGGTTCAAGGCTGTACATGAGGTGACCGGATCAACATTTAGAGATTATGCCCACATGCTGGTCTGGGGAGGCATTGGTACCCGAATGGATGCCAATGTTGAAGAACTTCTTATAAGATGGTGCACCAGGTTCAAATCTCGAAAATGA